One genomic region from Streptomyces sp. Li-HN-5-11 encodes:
- a CDS encoding dihydrodiol dehydrogenase — translation MDEISKQPTIERPPVGDVSQYPEQSAEEPIVIANEFADVVIRKVETRNGMRLDIWSPRRGSRILLDAVALDCLTFQEPELISELLERRPAP, via the coding sequence GTGGACGAGATCAGCAAGCAACCCACCATCGAGCGTCCGCCGGTCGGTGACGTCTCGCAGTACCCGGAGCAGTCGGCCGAGGAGCCGATCGTCATCGCGAACGAGTTCGCCGACGTCGTGATCCGCAAGGTCGAGACGCGCAACGGCATGCGGCTGGACATCTGGTCGCCTCGCCGGGGCAGCAGGATCCTTCTGGACGCGGTCGCCCTCGACTGCCTCACCTTCCAAGAGCCGGAGCTGATCTCGGAGCTGCTGGAGAGGCGGCCGGCACCGTGA